The following proteins are co-located in the Acidimicrobiales bacterium genome:
- the cofC gene encoding 2-phospho-L-lactate guanylyltransferase, which translates to MSSDSALLIPVRSFRGAKTRLDQLLDEDQRAQLAETMLGRTVAAAGRLEAFVVTGDPDVARVAKNLGAQAIECTEPGLNIAVESGVDELQRSGFGRVVVAHGDIPLVADLDHVGQPGFEGVVIVPDRRLDGTNVMAIPTGFDFRWCYGPGSFHRHRSEALRLGLPLEVVCSTALGWDLDEPEDLSGALERLPMELRRIVETAPAIHQHTGDNN; encoded by the coding sequence ATGAGTTCAGATTCGGCTCTGCTGATTCCCGTGAGGTCCTTTCGAGGCGCCAAGACCAGGCTGGACCAGCTCCTGGACGAAGACCAGCGCGCCCAGCTCGCGGAGACCATGCTGGGCCGCACCGTCGCCGCCGCCGGTCGGCTGGAGGCGTTCGTGGTCACGGGTGATCCCGACGTCGCCCGGGTCGCCAAGAACCTCGGAGCCCAGGCGATCGAGTGCACCGAGCCAGGCCTGAACATAGCCGTCGAGTCGGGCGTCGACGAGCTGCAAAGAAGTGGGTTCGGACGTGTCGTTGTGGCCCACGGCGACATTCCCCTGGTCGCCGACCTCGACCACGTCGGACAACCCGGCTTCGAGGGAGTGGTGATAGTGCCCGACAGGCGCCTAGACGGCACGAACGTGATGGCGATACCTACCGGCTTCGACTTTCGCTGGTGTTACGGGCCTGGCTCGTTCCACCGCCACCGCAGCGAGGCCCTGCGCCTGGGACTGCCGCTGGAGGTGGTTTGCAGCACCGCACTCGGCTGGGATCTCGACGAACCAGAAGACCTATCGGGCGCTCTCGAGCGGTTACCGATGGAGCTGCGCCGCATCGTCGAAACTGCGCCGGCGATTCATCAGCACACAGGGGACAACAATTGA
- a CDS encoding PIG-L deacetylase family protein: protein MTVLKTDFATPSSALAIVAHPDDAEFQCGATLAKWASEGCVVHHLICTDGSKGTWDVNADQAQLVATRQAEQRAAARELGATGQVVFLGWPDGELDSGLRQRSQVAYWIRKLRPDVVLGHDPWKRWRLHPDHRNAGWLACDGVVAARDPFFFPEHDIAHHRPQALLLFESEEPDLAIDVTGFADHKTNALLAHESQFETTHDIADADDDAQRSRFGEWVTYTLAGGGEAAGVVHAELFKLIDDL, encoded by the coding sequence TTGACCGTTCTGAAGACTGACTTCGCCACGCCGTCGTCGGCGCTGGCCATCGTCGCCCATCCCGACGACGCCGAGTTCCAGTGCGGCGCCACCCTGGCCAAGTGGGCTTCGGAGGGATGCGTGGTGCATCACCTGATCTGCACCGACGGCTCAAAGGGAACATGGGACGTCAACGCCGACCAGGCGCAGTTGGTGGCCACCCGCCAAGCCGAGCAACGTGCCGCGGCCCGCGAGCTGGGCGCGACCGGCCAGGTCGTGTTCCTCGGCTGGCCTGACGGCGAGCTCGACAGCGGCCTGCGCCAGAGGTCGCAGGTGGCCTATTGGATCCGCAAGCTCAGGCCCGACGTGGTGTTGGGCCACGACCCGTGGAAGCGCTGGCGCCTGCACCCGGACCATCGCAACGCCGGGTGGCTCGCATGCGACGGTGTCGTCGCCGCACGCGATCCGTTCTTCTTCCCAGAGCACGACATCGCTCACCACAGACCCCAGGCGCTGCTGCTGTTCGAGAGCGAAGAACCAGACCTGGCCATCGACGTGACCGGATTCGCCGACCACAAGACGAACGCCCTGCTGGCACACGAGTCGCAGTTCGAGACCACACACGACATCGCGGACGCCGACGACGACGCACAACGCAGCCGATTCGGCGAGTGGGTGACCTACACCCTGGCCGGTGGCGGAGAGGCCGCCGGCGTCGTCCACGCCGAGCTGTTCAAGCTGATCGACGACCTCTAG
- a CDS encoding HU family DNA-binding protein, which yields MANLSKSDTLNAVAEAAGVTKAQAEAVIDAFCESCVSAAKNGDKVSWPGFGSFQASHRAARTGRNPRTGEPVEIAASTGLKFTAAKAVKDSLN from the coding sequence ATGGCAAACCTTTCGAAGTCCGACACGCTCAATGCAGTAGCCGAAGCTGCCGGCGTGACCAAGGCTCAGGCCGAGGCGGTCATTGACGCTTTCTGCGAATCGTGCGTGTCGGCTGCGAAGAACGGCGACAAGGTCAGCTGGCCCGGGTTCGGTTCATTCCAGGCCTCGCACCGTGCAGCTCGCACCGGTCGCAACCCCCGCACCGGCGAGCCGGTCGAGATCGCAGCAAGCACAGGCCTGAAGTTCACCGCCGCCAAGGCCGTCAAGGATTCACTCAACTGA
- a CDS encoding sulfite exporter TauE/SafE family protein, producing the protein MGVWEALTIAVAALATSALSAVAGMGGGLILLTVMVALVEPAVAIPLHGAIQIASNSTRALTLRQHVVWPVVVRHSLLLVPAGVLGLLAADALPADLGRALIGAFALVAVWFPRLITPNPAKPIAPNGFVAVGALQGFLNIPIGATGPMIAPFFRSALEQRHSFIATFAAAQTIGHVVKVGVFTADGLDLSAHLWVVALSAAAVIVGTKLGARVLDSISEETFGRIFKLALTVVAARLVIVYVF; encoded by the coding sequence ATGGGGGTTTGGGAAGCACTGACAATCGCCGTCGCTGCACTGGCGACATCGGCCCTTTCGGCGGTCGCAGGCATGGGAGGCGGCCTCATCTTGTTGACGGTGATGGTCGCCCTGGTCGAGCCGGCGGTGGCCATTCCGCTGCACGGAGCCATCCAGATAGCTTCCAACTCGACCCGGGCGTTGACGCTGCGCCAGCACGTCGTATGGCCCGTGGTTGTACGCCACAGCCTGCTCCTGGTGCCCGCCGGAGTGCTGGGCCTTCTGGCTGCCGACGCCCTGCCCGCCGATCTGGGGCGCGCCCTGATCGGGGCGTTCGCCCTCGTAGCGGTGTGGTTCCCGCGTCTGATCACGCCAAACCCCGCCAAACCGATTGCACCCAATGGCTTCGTGGCCGTCGGTGCGTTGCAGGGCTTCTTGAACATACCCATCGGCGCGACGGGCCCGATGATCGCCCCGTTCTTCAGGAGCGCTCTCGAACAACGCCACAGTTTCATCGCCACGTTTGCGGCGGCTCAGACCATTGGCCATGTCGTGAAGGTGGGAGTCTTCACTGCAGACGGACTCGACCTGTCGGCCCATCTGTGGGTCGTGGCGCTGTCGGCTGCTGCGGTGATCGTGGGCACAAAGCTGGGCGCCAGGGTGTTGGATTCGATCAGCGAAGAGACGTTCGGACGCATCTTCAAGCTTGCGCTGACCGTCGTGGCTGCACGACTTGTGATCGTCTATGTGTTTTGA
- a CDS encoding glycosyl hydrolase has protein sequence MAVGRPRNHCSNPRLLLVALVVTLTAALLLAVDSRSAQASAAVQGRTVFGPLVPPGDRVLVGAYVEARGDFTDADRRASVEAHEASIGRPLDIVNEFFSFSKPWAMDRLAWHIEQGRTPMVSWNGTHADDILAGRHDELIRERARDAKQLEVTFLLRFFWEMDAAKGRNWGYHDDPTLYHRVWKHVRTIFDQEGVDNAVWVWTPTTWHFTTGKAAEFYPGDDVVDWIGADGYQWSCTGDGLDSFGAVYRDFLTWAAGKNKPVIAAEWGADESPAKVPFIQSVPEVLAGYPNIVALVAFDSIDPGGRGCNFRIDTSAAALQAYRALVNDAPFVPSTPTTTLLIPETSVTTVVPTTVTTVVPTTVTTVVPTTVTTVVPTTVTTVPDGLPRGDDPIDPPPQPDAGLDLRSPMWFDGPIAAPGSIALLVVGDSIEMAVADVLVADRLKALGLDVRVVSDEQLGPHSEPDADVILISATVSSDAIGGKLSWRPTPIMVWKPWLFDDLWLTDAMPDVTFGSILAAPGRHAIEGRDIDLVSKGRVPYVRPAPGGHVILTISDAPVLVRWNKGNQLAGGRMAPACRSTFFGYHSTMESLTAQGWAQFDQNLNWLMGDCQAQL, from the coding sequence ATGGCCGTCGGCCGCCCCCGCAACCACTGCTCCAACCCCAGACTGTTGTTGGTCGCGCTCGTCGTGACGCTGACAGCAGCGCTCCTGCTGGCCGTCGATTCCAGATCGGCGCAAGCATCGGCGGCCGTTCAGGGTCGCACCGTTTTTGGGCCGCTCGTACCCCCGGGCGATCGTGTGCTGGTCGGTGCCTACGTCGAGGCCAGAGGGGACTTCACCGACGCAGATCGTCGGGCCTCGGTCGAGGCACACGAAGCCTCGATAGGGCGACCCCTGGACATCGTCAACGAGTTCTTCTCGTTCTCGAAACCGTGGGCGATGGATCGGCTCGCCTGGCACATCGAGCAGGGACGCACGCCGATGGTGTCCTGGAACGGCACACATGCCGACGACATCCTCGCCGGGCGACACGACGAACTGATCAGGGAACGAGCCCGAGACGCCAAGCAGCTCGAAGTCACCTTCCTGCTTCGCTTCTTCTGGGAGATGGACGCTGCCAAAGGACGCAACTGGGGCTACCACGACGATCCAACGCTTTACCACCGCGTCTGGAAGCACGTCCGGACGATCTTCGACCAGGAAGGCGTCGACAATGCCGTCTGGGTCTGGACGCCGACCACCTGGCACTTCACGACCGGCAAGGCCGCCGAGTTCTATCCAGGCGACGATGTGGTCGACTGGATCGGGGCAGACGGATACCAGTGGTCGTGCACCGGCGACGGGCTCGACAGCTTCGGGGCGGTCTACCGAGACTTCCTGACGTGGGCGGCCGGCAAGAACAAGCCGGTCATCGCCGCCGAATGGGGAGCCGACGAGAGCCCGGCCAAGGTTCCGTTCATCCAGTCGGTTCCAGAGGTGCTGGCCGGCTACCCCAACATCGTGGCTCTGGTGGCGTTCGACTCGATCGATCCGGGAGGTCGTGGCTGCAACTTCCGGATAGACACCAGCGCCGCAGCGCTGCAGGCATACAGAGCCCTCGTCAACGATGCCCCGTTCGTGCCATCCACACCCACCACCACACTCCTGATACCCGAGACCAGTGTCACGACGGTCGTTCCCACGACTGTGACGACGGTCGTTCCCACGACTGTGACGACGGTCGTTCCCACGACTGTGACGACGGTCGTTCCCACGACTGTGACGACAGTGCCCGACGGATTGCCGCGCGGTGACGATCCGATCGATCCGCCACCACAACCCGATGCCGGCCTGGACCTGCGGAGTCCGATGTGGTTCGACGGACCGATCGCAGCCCCGGGCTCGATAGCGCTTCTGGTGGTCGGCGACTCCATCGAAATGGCAGTCGCCGACGTGCTCGTAGCGGACCGTCTGAAGGCACTGGGCCTCGATGTCAGGGTTGTGTCCGACGAGCAGCTCGGCCCCCACAGCGAGCCGGACGCCGACGTGATTCTCATCAGCGCAACGGTGTCTTCCGACGCCATCGGCGGCAAGCTCAGCTGGCGTCCGACGCCGATCATGGTCTGGAAGCCATGGCTGTTCGACGACCTCTGGCTGACCGACGCCATGCCCGATGTGACTTTCGGTTCGATCCTCGCCGCACCGGGACGTCACGCGATCGAGGGACGAGACATCGATCTCGTCTCAAAGGGGCGTGTGCCCTACGTGAGGCCCGCACCGGGAGGTCATGTCATTCTCACGATTTCCGACGCCCCGGTGCTGGTCCGCTGGAACAAGGGGAACCAACTGGCCGGGGGACGGATGGCTCCGGCGTGTCGGTCGACGTTCTTCGGCTATCACTCGACGATGGAGTCGCTGACAGCACAAGGCTGGGCGCAGTTCGACCAGAACCTCAACTGGCTAATGGGCGACTGTCAGGCGCAGCTGTGA
- a CDS encoding HAD family hydrolase, protein MSILAFDADDTLWHHERYFAGVQQRVRDLLSSYVAPRVLDERLLATERRNLEVFGYGVKGFGLSLIETAIEVTDGAVSSADISAMLGLVRELMTHPIDLLPGVVEVLDLLHGTMPLAVVTKGDLFHQEAKLAASGLADRFEHVAIVSEKDHRTYCGLFESWGVEPSTIAMVGNSIPSDVAPVLEAGARAAWVPSQHQWALDAAPVPPGVPVLESLLDLKLLLGLD, encoded by the coding sequence GTGAGCATTCTCGCGTTCGACGCCGACGACACGCTCTGGCACCACGAGCGCTACTTCGCCGGCGTTCAACAACGCGTCAGAGATCTCCTGTCGTCCTATGTGGCTCCTCGTGTGCTGGATGAGCGGCTGCTGGCGACCGAGCGCCGCAACCTCGAAGTCTTCGGCTATGGGGTCAAGGGTTTTGGTCTGTCGCTTATCGAGACGGCCATCGAGGTGACCGACGGAGCCGTTTCGTCAGCCGACATAAGCGCCATGCTCGGCCTGGTCCGCGAGCTGATGACACACCCGATCGACCTGCTGCCCGGTGTGGTGGAGGTTCTGGACCTGCTTCACGGAACCATGCCGCTGGCGGTTGTCACCAAGGGCGATCTGTTCCATCAAGAGGCGAAGCTGGCAGCTTCTGGGCTGGCCGATCGGTTCGAACACGTCGCGATCGTCAGCGAGAAGGATCACCGCACTTACTGCGGCCTATTCGAATCCTGGGGAGTCGAGCCGTCGACCATTGCGATGGTCGGAAACTCGATTCCCAGCGACGTGGCTCCGGTGCTGGAGGCCGGAGCCAGAGCCGCATGGGTGCCTTCGCAGCACCAGTGGGCCCTCGACGCCGCCCCGGTTCCTCCCGGAGTTCCCGTCCTCGAGTCGCTGCTGGATCTCAAGCTTCTGCTGGGCCTCGACTAG
- a CDS encoding CBS domain-containing protein, giving the protein MSMLISQILRRKGGEVFTARPDSTVAEVIAELAARGVGALVVSGDGSTISGIVSERDIVRSLASHGPDLLATPVSQIMTSTVITCDIEATSEELMSLMTRSRFRHVPVVDQGRLIGVVSIGDVVNARVGELENEKEHLESYISGH; this is encoded by the coding sequence ATGAGCATGCTCATCAGTCAGATACTCCGACGCAAAGGTGGCGAGGTCTTCACGGCCCGGCCGGACAGCACGGTCGCGGAGGTGATCGCCGAGCTCGCGGCCCGTGGGGTGGGCGCTCTGGTGGTTTCGGGCGACGGCTCGACCATCTCGGGCATCGTCTCCGAGCGCGACATCGTGCGCTCGCTGGCGAGTCACGGGCCCGATCTGCTGGCCACCCCGGTTTCGCAGATCATGACCTCGACGGTCATCACGTGCGACATCGAGGCGACCAGCGAAGAGCTGATGTCGCTGATGACCAGAAGCCGCTTCAGGCACGTGCCTGTCGTGGATCAGGGTCGGTTGATCGGCGTCGTGTCGATCGGCGATGTCGTCAACGCCAGGGTCGGGGAACTCGAGAACGAGAAAGAGCATCTCGAGAGCTACATATCCGGACACTGA
- a CDS encoding M20/M25/M40 family metallo-hydrolase gives MNEPSIHDELTGQTVELLQAMIRNRCVNDGSAESGHEIRNVDLLQSFLAGPGVEFQTWEPTPGRSSLVARIEGTDPDAPSVCLMGHTDVVPASDEGWQHDPFGGEIHDGEVWGRGAVDMLNLTSSMAVAFRHIARSGRRPKGDLIYFAVADEEAGGRHGAAWFTDNQYEPIAADYVLTESGGTPIGTSGDHVGRITVTVAEKGIAWRRLTVRGTPGHGSMPFGADNALVKAAEVVRRLAAYRPGSVLSDVWAGQVEAMGFEGQQRAALLDPLTVWDAIAAIDNPATAKRLHACTHTTFSPNVIHGGSKTNTIPDEVVIDVDIRTVPGENRAEVDAHLRAALGELFDEVEIRSIHDDPSTASSTDTPMWEALSRVARRRYPQAALVPTMTTGGTDSRFYRAKGAQCYGAGLFSLRCRYEDFASRFHGRNERVDIESLALTTGLWLGVVDEFWDLA, from the coding sequence ATGAACGAACCGAGTATTCACGACGAGCTGACCGGTCAGACGGTCGAGTTGCTGCAGGCGATGATTCGTAACCGCTGCGTCAATGACGGCAGCGCCGAATCGGGCCACGAGATCCGCAATGTCGACCTGCTGCAGTCGTTCCTGGCCGGGCCGGGAGTCGAGTTCCAGACATGGGAACCGACGCCGGGCAGGTCCTCTCTGGTCGCGCGTATCGAAGGCACCGATCCGGACGCCCCCTCGGTGTGCCTGATGGGACACACAGACGTTGTCCCCGCCTCCGACGAGGGCTGGCAGCACGACCCGTTCGGTGGCGAGATCCACGACGGTGAGGTCTGGGGGCGCGGCGCCGTCGACATGTTGAACCTGACCTCTTCGATGGCGGTGGCCTTCAGGCACATCGCTCGCTCGGGCCGGCGCCCCAAGGGCGACCTCATCTATTTCGCAGTAGCCGACGAGGAGGCAGGTGGCCGACACGGGGCTGCCTGGTTCACCGACAACCAGTACGAACCCATCGCCGCCGACTATGTGTTGACCGAGTCTGGAGGCACGCCCATCGGGACATCGGGAGATCATGTCGGACGTATCACGGTGACCGTCGCCGAGAAGGGCATCGCATGGCGGCGCCTGACAGTCAGGGGCACACCAGGCCACGGTTCGATGCCCTTCGGAGCCGACAACGCCCTGGTGAAGGCGGCCGAGGTCGTCAGGCGCCTCGCTGCCTACCGCCCGGGCTCGGTTCTGTCAGACGTTTGGGCCGGCCAGGTCGAGGCGATGGGATTCGAAGGCCAACAGAGGGCGGCTCTGCTGGACCCGCTTACCGTTTGGGACGCCATCGCTGCCATCGACAACCCTGCGACAGCCAAGCGGCTTCACGCCTGCACACACACGACGTTTTCGCCCAATGTCATCCACGGCGGTTCGAAGACGAACACGATCCCCGACGAGGTCGTCATAGATGTCGACATCCGAACGGTTCCAGGCGAGAACAGGGCCGAGGTCGATGCCCACCTGCGAGCTGCCCTGGGCGAGTTGTTCGACGAGGTCGAGATCCGTTCGATCCACGACGACCCGTCGACGGCGTCGTCCACCGACACCCCGATGTGGGAGGCACTTTCGCGAGTGGCCCGTCGTCGCTACCCACAAGCAGCGTTGGTGCCGACCATGACCACCGGCGGAACCGATTCGCGCTTTTATCGAGCAAAGGGAGCGCAGTGTTATGGCGCCGGGCTGTTCAGCCTCCGATGCCGCTACGAGGACTTCGCGTCGAGGTTCCACGGCCGAAACGAGCGGGTCGACATCGAGTCGCTGGCTCTGACGACCGGCCTGTGGCTGGGCGTGGTGGACGAGTTCTGGGACCTTGCGTGA
- a CDS encoding alanyl-tRNA editing protein: MQTELLFLSDAYQTDMVAEVIGVDGDKVALDRTVFYATGGGQPCDLGRLVWDGGASSVVDVRKAGPTVWHTLDGDAPEVGQQVTGKIDWQRRHQLMRTHTALHILCGVIWNRWGTAVTGGNMEPLSARMDFEFDPLPEGFAREVEQLVNDEIAADRPIEVSFLDRSDALSDADLIRTKVNLIPEAVTTIRVVDIVGLDKQADGGTHVASTGEVGRFEVVKTESKGKGNKRLRIRLS; this comes from the coding sequence ATGCAAACCGAGCTGTTGTTCCTTTCCGACGCGTATCAGACCGACATGGTCGCCGAGGTGATCGGTGTCGACGGCGACAAGGTGGCCTTGGACCGAACGGTGTTCTACGCGACCGGCGGTGGCCAACCCTGCGATCTGGGCCGGCTGGTGTGGGACGGGGGCGCTTCGTCTGTGGTCGATGTGCGCAAGGCTGGACCGACCGTGTGGCACACCCTCGATGGAGATGCTCCCGAAGTCGGTCAGCAGGTGACAGGCAAGATCGACTGGCAACGCAGGCATCAGCTGATGCGCACGCACACCGCCTTGCACATCTTGTGCGGAGTCATCTGGAATCGCTGGGGCACCGCGGTGACCGGGGGCAACATGGAGCCGCTGTCGGCCCGCATGGACTTCGAGTTCGACCCTTTGCCAGAAGGATTTGCCCGCGAGGTCGAGCAACTGGTCAACGACGAGATCGCAGCCGACAGACCCATCGAGGTGTCTTTCCTCGACCGGTCCGACGCCTTGTCCGACGCAGACCTGATCCGCACGAAGGTGAACCTGATTCCAGAGGCGGTCACCACGATTCGGGTGGTCGACATCGTCGGGCTCGACAAGCAGGCAGACGGCGGAACCCATGTGGCATCGACGGGCGAAGTCGGGCGATTCGAAGTGGTCAAGACCGAATCGAAAGGCAAGGGCAACAAGCGACTGAGGATCAGGTTGAGCTGA
- a CDS encoding sugar nucleotide-binding protein, with product MTGRPRILVLGGSGLVGSAVVAEAARRGFDVVCASRTSDHFIDLADLSSIDAALSTIDADIVVNAAYVKTGPQADMVTAVAPGLVARRCADAGVRFVHVSTDVVFSSSPNWRHESDPTDPVGAYGELKLRAEHAVLEADGGAAVVRTSLVIGSSQRPGEQEALVRHAVANPGDVVFYRDELRAPVTATDLARALVDVASSGVAGVWHVAGPQALSRLQIAKRVAARLGVEAPLVGGTTPPGADRAKQVLISSLRFERAFGWSPDVI from the coding sequence ATGACCGGCCGCCCCCGAATCTTGGTCCTCGGTGGTTCGGGGCTGGTCGGCTCGGCGGTGGTAGCAGAGGCAGCGCGCCGCGGATTCGATGTGGTTTGCGCTTCGCGGACCTCAGACCACTTCATCGACCTGGCCGATCTGTCCTCGATCGATGCCGCCCTGAGCACGATCGATGCTGACATCGTCGTCAACGCGGCCTACGTCAAGACCGGTCCGCAGGCTGACATGGTCACGGCGGTGGCTCCGGGCCTAGTCGCTCGGCGCTGTGCTGACGCCGGCGTCAGGTTCGTCCACGTCTCCACCGATGTCGTGTTCTCGAGTTCACCCAACTGGAGACACGAGAGCGACCCGACCGATCCGGTCGGCGCCTACGGCGAGCTCAAACTGCGGGCAGAACACGCAGTCTTGGAGGCCGATGGCGGCGCCGCCGTGGTTCGTACATCGCTGGTCATCGGATCATCGCAACGCCCCGGCGAGCAGGAGGCATTGGTTCGGCACGCCGTAGCCAACCCTGGGGACGTGGTGTTCTATCGCGACGAGTTGCGCGCTCCTGTAACGGCCACAGACCTGGCACGCGCCCTGGTGGACGTCGCGTCCAGCGGCGTGGCCGGTGTGTGGCATGTGGCGGGCCCCCAGGCGCTCAGCCGTCTGCAGATCGCCAAGCGGGTGGCGGCTCGGCTTGGTGTCGAAGCCCCGTTGGTAGGGGGAACGACCCCACCCGGAGCCGACAGGGCCAAACAGGTGTTGATCTCGTCGCTGCGCTTCGAGCGAGCTTTCGGCTGGAGCCCCGACGTCATCTAG
- a CDS encoding acyltransferase, with protein MIGDRSGLGGRIVSEAINAVWDFARRHGGIGANHRKARQFGAFGHGSYIGFPGGTVYGERWIHIGSDSLIADHVTISAGMLPGQQMVTDPVVRIGNRCLIGRYNSIVGHFSIDIGDDVFTGTNVYITDQNHTYEDLEEPIGRQLPVEAAVSIGRGSWLGSGVVVLPGSQIGEHVVVAANSVVRGVVPDRCVVAGVPARVVRRHDPDSGWSAKAT; from the coding sequence GTGATCGGCGATCGCAGCGGCTTGGGCGGCCGGATCGTGTCGGAGGCAATCAATGCCGTGTGGGATTTCGCCCGCCGTCACGGCGGTATCGGAGCCAACCACCGCAAGGCGCGACAGTTCGGCGCCTTCGGCCATGGCAGCTACATCGGATTCCCCGGCGGAACCGTCTATGGCGAACGGTGGATCCACATCGGCAGTGACTCACTGATCGCCGACCATGTGACGATCAGCGCAGGAATGCTGCCAGGCCAGCAGATGGTGACCGATCCGGTTGTGCGCATCGGAAACAGATGCCTGATCGGCCGCTACAACAGCATCGTCGGCCATTTCTCGATCGACATCGGCGACGACGTCTTCACCGGCACCAACGTCTACATAACCGACCAGAACCACACGTACGAGGATCTCGAAGAGCCAATCGGCCGACAGCTGCCCGTCGAGGCTGCGGTCAGCATCGGTAGGGGGTCGTGGCTGGGCTCTGGGGTGGTGGTGCTGCCCGGTTCTCAGATCGGCGAGCACGTGGTGGTCGCAGCCAACTCGGTCGTGCGAGGAGTGGTACCCGATCGTTGCGTCGTTGCCGGTGTTCCGGCTCGAGTCGTAAGGCGTCACGATCCGGATTCGGGCTGGTCGGCAAAGGCCACATGA
- a CDS encoding WYL domain-containing protein translates to MARPPAEVRLARLLVVVPWVVERDGATIGEIADHFGIPEGDVLADLSLVQCCEIPPYGPDNTLGIIVDDDRVIVEPGAMLGRPLRLGPQEGFGLLAAGRAALAVLGDSTGSLATAMDKLEATLGDQSPLAVDVERPPLIDDLQNAVTSRHRVEIDYYTAYRDEVTTRQIDPLSVLNHDGDWYVHAWCHSAGALRTFRVDRIDGMSNTGQVFEAPTEPLDPPRLGPGGDGVEVTLRIPSTARWVVESYETSSVEDLGDGVLQVTMPIAGNVFLERLLLRIGPTAVVIAPEDLRNVGSDAASRVLDLYGRHR, encoded by the coding sequence ATGGCGCGTCCTCCTGCCGAGGTCCGGTTGGCCCGCCTCTTGGTGGTGGTCCCGTGGGTGGTCGAACGAGATGGTGCGACAATCGGCGAGATCGCCGATCACTTCGGAATTCCCGAGGGAGATGTCCTGGCCGACCTGTCGTTGGTTCAGTGCTGTGAGATTCCGCCCTATGGGCCCGACAACACACTCGGCATCATCGTCGACGACGACCGGGTGATCGTCGAACCTGGTGCCATGTTGGGACGTCCGCTGCGCCTGGGGCCTCAGGAGGGATTCGGCCTGCTGGCCGCGGGTCGTGCTGCCCTGGCGGTGCTGGGCGATTCGACCGGTTCGCTCGCGACGGCTATGGACAAGCTCGAGGCGACTCTCGGCGACCAGAGTCCTCTCGCCGTCGACGTCGAGCGGCCCCCGCTGATCGACGATCTCCAGAACGCAGTCACCAGCCGACATCGAGTCGAGATCGACTACTACACGGCATACCGCGACGAGGTCACCACCAGGCAGATCGATCCGCTCAGTGTGTTGAACCACGACGGCGACTGGTATGTCCACGCCTGGTGTCACAGCGCCGGCGCGCTACGTACCTTTCGGGTCGACCGGATAGACGGTATGTCCAACACGGGGCAGGTCTTCGAGGCGCCGACCGAACCGTTGGATCCTCCACGCCTGGGCCCGGGTGGTGATGGGGTCGAGGTGACGCTGCGGATTCCGTCGACAGCGCGCTGGGTGGTCGAGTCGTACGAGACCTCCAGCGTCGAAGACCTGGGCGACGGCGTTCTGCAGGTGACCATGCCCATTGCCGGCAACGTCTTCCTCGAACGGCTGTTGCTGAGGATCGGGCCGACGGCTGTGGTCATAGCTCCAGAAGACCTGCGCAACGTCGGCTCCGACGCAGCGTCTCGAGTTCTCGATCTGTACGGCCGCCATCGGTGA